A genomic segment from Alistipes senegalensis JC50 encodes:
- a CDS encoding alpha amylase family protein, translating into MLWFDAEANFKRFASQDSIRYYLDRTVECGFNHIVVDVRPISGTVLYESDMLEPLTVVGPDTVRRDWDYLQCFLDEARKRELKVTVSTMIFPAGFTTFRQGAAYSDPELAGRTCVEYTPEGRKDIKDDPTKVAAFLNPVLPENQEYVLRFAHELLTKYKFDGYALDYCRFPDAESDFSPASREAFETYLGHGIDRFPEDIFTYDANGARVAGPYYKQWWEFRSGVIRDFIAEVRTLIERTQPGVKLEYWAASWLHAIYTQGQNWASPRSRFHEAYLDDWATPTYNRTGFADLLDVFITGTYLEKVWGMDDPESIEYGLARSLKDVDGDCAVYGSLYAQNHVDQFEDAVYLCLSRTDGVMVFDIIQVIENDLWDDIKRGIDRAEKEQKTQK; encoded by the coding sequence ATGCTCTGGTTCGACGCAGAGGCCAATTTCAAGCGCTTCGCTTCGCAGGATTCGATCCGCTACTATTTGGACCGCACCGTCGAGTGCGGATTCAACCACATCGTCGTGGACGTGCGCCCCATTTCGGGCACCGTGCTCTACGAAAGCGATATGCTGGAACCGCTCACCGTCGTTGGTCCGGACACCGTCCGCCGCGATTGGGACTACCTGCAATGCTTCCTCGACGAAGCGCGTAAAAGGGAACTAAAAGTGACCGTCTCGACGATGATTTTCCCTGCGGGATTCACCACGTTCCGCCAGGGAGCGGCCTACTCCGACCCGGAACTGGCGGGCCGAACCTGTGTCGAATACACGCCCGAAGGGAGGAAAGACATCAAGGACGACCCGACGAAAGTCGCGGCGTTCCTCAATCCCGTACTGCCCGAAAATCAGGAGTACGTGCTGCGTTTCGCACACGAACTGCTCACAAAATACAAGTTCGACGGCTATGCCCTCGACTATTGCCGCTTCCCCGATGCTGAGAGCGATTTCTCGCCCGCTTCGCGCGAAGCGTTCGAAACCTACCTCGGACACGGCATCGACCGTTTCCCGGAGGATATATTCACCTACGACGCCAACGGAGCCCGCGTGGCTGGCCCCTACTATAAACAGTGGTGGGAGTTCCGCTCGGGCGTCATCCGCGACTTCATCGCCGAAGTGCGCACGCTTATCGAACGGACCCAGCCCGGCGTGAAACTGGAGTATTGGGCCGCCTCGTGGCTGCACGCCATCTACACACAGGGCCAGAACTGGGCCAGCCCGCGTTCGCGCTTCCACGAAGCCTATCTCGACGATTGGGCCACGCCGACCTACAACCGCACCGGATTCGCCGATCTGCTCGATGTCTTCATCACGGGAACCTACCTCGAAAAGGTATGGGGCATGGATGACCCCGAATCGATCGAATACGGTCTCGCCCGCTCGCTGAAGGATGTCGACGGCGACTGTGCGGTCTACGGTTCGCTCTACGCCCAGAACCATGTCGATCAGTTCGAAGACGCCGTATACCTGTGTCTTTCGCGCACGGACGGAGTGATGGTCTTCGACATCATTCAGGTCATCGAAAACGATCTATGGGATGACATCAAACGTGGTATCGACCGGGCTGAAAAAGAACAGAAAACTCAAAAATGA
- a CDS encoding family 10 glycosylhydrolase: protein MKKSILILCVLLMAAIPSACTESHKTPPELDKPQPGPNPDPKPEPSEGKEKMLWFDAEANFQRFSTQAGIIAMLDKTQEAGFNKIVVDVKPVEGDVLYKSEFMTQATTIGSVNVADRGWDYLQFFLDEAHKRNLKVTVSTTVFPMGMPSTRQGPAYRGTTWKGKTCMQYKPEGMVDIKDDPTKVAAFLNPVLPEVQEFALRFIREIVTNYDFDAYALDYCRFPDYQSDFSEASKEAFEKYIGGLVETWPGDVFTYNASGERVPGKYYKEWWEFRSMIIHDFVARVRKEIKAIKPDVKLEYWAASWWGALYANGQNWASKAFRPLTDQDAWSFNSWCSINYHQTGFADQLDTFLLGTYLPRVYGPDDGESIEYGINRAERFLLNACTYYATVDCSQKTFDIEEACYYCLKRTAGLMVFDIVHVINNDMWAAIKRGIDRYEAETATE from the coding sequence ATGAAAAAATCCATCCTGATACTTTGTGTCCTGCTGATGGCGGCGATTCCGTCCGCCTGCACGGAATCGCATAAAACCCCTCCGGAACTCGACAAGCCGCAACCCGGGCCGAACCCCGATCCGAAACCGGAACCCTCAGAGGGAAAGGAAAAAATGCTCTGGTTCGATGCCGAGGCCAACTTCCAGCGATTCTCGACACAGGCCGGTATCATCGCCATGCTCGACAAAACACAGGAAGCGGGATTCAACAAGATCGTCGTGGATGTGAAGCCCGTCGAGGGGGACGTACTCTACAAAAGCGAGTTCATGACCCAAGCGACGACTATCGGTTCAGTTAACGTTGCCGACAGAGGTTGGGACTACCTCCAGTTTTTCCTCGACGAGGCACATAAACGGAACCTGAAAGTGACCGTCTCGACCACCGTATTCCCCATGGGCATGCCCAGCACCAGACAGGGACCCGCCTACCGGGGCACGACATGGAAGGGGAAAACCTGCATGCAATACAAGCCCGAGGGCATGGTCGACATCAAGGATGACCCCACGAAGGTCGCAGCGTTCCTCAATCCCGTCCTGCCCGAAGTTCAGGAGTTCGCCCTGCGTTTCATTCGTGAAATAGTCACCAACTACGATTTCGATGCCTACGCGCTCGACTACTGCCGTTTTCCGGACTATCAGAGCGATTTCTCGGAAGCATCCAAAGAGGCGTTCGAAAAGTACATTGGCGGACTCGTCGAGACGTGGCCGGGCGATGTCTTCACCTACAACGCTTCCGGCGAAAGAGTCCCCGGCAAATACTACAAAGAGTGGTGGGAGTTCCGCTCGATGATAATCCACGACTTCGTAGCCCGCGTTCGCAAGGAGATCAAGGCAATCAAACCGGACGTAAAATTGGAATATTGGGCCGCTTCGTGGTGGGGCGCACTCTATGCCAACGGACAGAACTGGGCCAGCAAGGCGTTCCGTCCGCTAACGGATCAGGATGCGTGGTCGTTCAACTCTTGGTGTTCGATCAATTACCACCAGACCGGTTTCGCCGATCAGCTCGACACGTTCCTGCTGGGGACCTACCTGCCCCGCGTGTACGGACCCGACGACGGCGAGTCGATCGAATACGGTATCAACCGTGCCGAGCGCTTCCTGCTCAACGCCTGTACCTATTACGCGACGGTGGATTGCTCGCAGAAGACATTCGACATCGAGGAAGCCTGCTATTACTGCCTCAAACGCACGGCCGGGCTGATGGTCTTCGACATCGTTCATGTCATCAACAACGATATGTGGGCCGCCATCAAGCGGGGTATCGACCGTTACGAAGCGGAGACGGCAACCGAATAA
- a CDS encoding glycoside hydrolase family 97 protein yields MKKLLLIAAAVLAGASGLRAEEYTAISPDGKITVTVSTAPELRWSVTREGERLLDASRIGMKIAGAEPFGAAPVVRRAERRRIDERSTAPVPTKFRTLHDRCEELLLTFRGGWAVRFRVYDNGAVYRFETARKGTVDIESETAELNFAADFETLWPREENPDFISHCEAFFDRKHLSELDAKRYAYLPVWFSSPRGTRMVVTETDLEDYPCLFLFGGEGHSLRAQFPPVVLEARLREGSDRNEELVKKAPYIARTRGTRTFPWRVVTIDPDDRALLENNLAYQLASKPVEGDASWVRPGKISWEWWHSLNIYGVDFRSGVNTATYKYYIDFAAKYGIDYILLDEGWSVSTLNIKEPRREIDLGELIRHGREKGVGVVLWTLWNPMKKDLEGILDTYRDWGVKGIKIDFMQRSDQEMVRFYDEIARAAFDRGLIVDFHGSFKPAGLQRKYPNVLSFEGVYGMEHDKCSTDISPVHDCTLPFTRMVAGPMDYTPGATRNATRADFAISWDNPMSQGTRAHQAALYVVFESPLQMLCDSPSHYLREAEFTAFIAAVPTVWDETVGLAASVGEYAAVARRSGEKWYIGAITDWTARTLEAPLKFLDGGRYRMKVFADGVNADRIARDYRTETREVTRDDAIALRMAPGGGWAAVLEPVK; encoded by the coding sequence ATGAAAAAACTCCTTCTTATCGCCGCAGCCGTGCTGGCCGGGGCTTCGGGGCTCCGGGCCGAAGAGTACACAGCGATATCTCCCGACGGAAAAATCACGGTGACGGTATCGACCGCGCCCGAACTGCGCTGGAGCGTCACGCGCGAGGGCGAACGGCTGCTCGACGCAAGCCGCATCGGCATGAAGATCGCCGGGGCCGAGCCGTTCGGCGCGGCGCCCGTCGTGCGGCGGGCCGAACGGCGGCGCATCGACGAGCGCAGCACGGCGCCCGTTCCGACCAAGTTCCGCACGCTGCACGATCGCTGCGAAGAGCTTCTGCTTACGTTCCGCGGCGGCTGGGCCGTCCGCTTCCGGGTCTACGACAACGGCGCGGTCTACCGTTTTGAAACGGCGCGAAAGGGGACCGTCGACATCGAGTCGGAGACCGCCGAGCTGAATTTCGCCGCCGATTTCGAGACCCTCTGGCCCCGCGAGGAGAACCCCGATTTCATCTCCCACTGCGAAGCGTTCTTCGACCGCAAGCACCTCTCGGAGCTCGACGCGAAGCGGTACGCCTACCTGCCCGTGTGGTTCTCCTCGCCGCGCGGCACGCGCATGGTCGTGACGGAAACCGATCTGGAGGACTATCCCTGCCTGTTCCTGTTCGGCGGCGAGGGACACAGCCTCCGCGCGCAGTTCCCGCCCGTGGTGCTCGAAGCCCGGCTCAGGGAGGGTTCGGACCGCAACGAGGAGCTGGTGAAAAAAGCGCCCTACATCGCCCGGACCCGAGGCACGCGCACGTTTCCGTGGCGCGTGGTGACCATCGACCCCGACGACCGCGCGCTGCTGGAGAACAACCTCGCCTACCAGCTCGCGTCGAAACCCGTCGAAGGCGACGCCTCGTGGGTGCGGCCGGGCAAGATTTCGTGGGAGTGGTGGCATTCGCTCAATATCTACGGGGTCGATTTCCGCTCGGGGGTCAACACCGCGACCTACAAGTATTACATCGATTTCGCGGCCAAATACGGCATCGACTACATCCTGCTGGACGAAGGGTGGTCCGTGAGCACGCTCAATATCAAGGAGCCGCGCCGGGAGATCGACCTCGGGGAGCTGATCCGCCACGGCCGCGAAAAGGGCGTCGGCGTGGTGCTCTGGACGCTCTGGAACCCCATGAAGAAGGACCTGGAAGGCATCCTGGACACCTACCGCGACTGGGGCGTGAAAGGCATCAAGATCGACTTCATGCAGCGGTCCGATCAGGAGATGGTCCGATTTTACGATGAGATCGCCCGCGCGGCGTTCGACCGTGGTCTGATCGTGGATTTCCACGGGTCGTTCAAACCCGCGGGGCTCCAGCGCAAATACCCCAACGTCCTCTCGTTCGAAGGAGTTTACGGCATGGAGCACGACAAATGCTCGACCGACATTTCGCCCGTCCACGACTGCACGCTGCCCTTCACGCGCATGGTCGCCGGACCGATGGACTACACGCCCGGCGCCACGCGCAACGCCACCCGGGCCGATTTCGCCATCAGCTGGGACAACCCGATGAGCCAGGGCACGCGCGCCCATCAGGCGGCGCTGTACGTCGTCTTCGAAAGTCCGCTTCAGATGCTCTGCGACTCGCCGTCGCACTACCTGCGCGAAGCGGAGTTCACGGCCTTCATCGCCGCCGTGCCGACCGTGTGGGACGAAACGGTGGGGCTCGCCGCCTCGGTGGGCGAGTACGCCGCCGTGGCGCGCCGCAGCGGTGAGAAGTGGTACATCGGAGCCATCACCGACTGGACGGCCCGCACGCTGGAGGCCCCGCTGAAGTTCCTCGACGGTGGCCGCTACCGCATGAAGGTCTTCGCCGACGGGGTGAATGCCGACCGCATCGCGCGGGATTACCGCACCGAAACCCGTGAAGTCACGCGCGACGACGCGATCGCCCTGCGGATGGCCCCCGGAGGCGGTTGGGCCGCCGTTCTCGAACCCGTGAAATGA
- a CDS encoding calcineurin-like phosphoesterase C-terminal domain-containing protein, which translates to MKTSAFILFAALLAASSLSVTGRAATRTIDLCGRVTASGRGVTGVCVTDGRTIVRTDAKGRYRLPSDTEAEFVYLTLPDGYEIPLRDGTPCIYRRIAPGRRRYDFALEPAAQDMTRHRLLAVADPQVYFECELDSVRRAADDMRLTAADGVPTLGVVCGDIIGDIDRRPPLFEPVSEALAASGVAFFYVAGNHDMDLGVRTSDRAKRSFKEHFGPTYYAFDRGRVHYVVLDDCFYIGRSYLYVGYLDERQLRWLEQDLATVPAGRTVVVCLHIPTWSRAARSGEWSREESHKVLNNRRALYRMLEPYNAHILSAHEHYNENYTPEPHLFEHVHAPLSTLFWQTPWSMDGIPAGYGVYEFDGDGLTWYYKAADHPRSRQFTAYGVGEDRRRPDAVTVNVWNWDPAWQVVWYENGEPRGPMTRYTGYDASIYDYVARYSEHFKHKNIGADRTEHLFHALPASPDAHIRVEVRDRFGRLSVWESGTGYSTPKKP; encoded by the coding sequence ATGAAAACCAGCGCGTTCATCCTCTTTGCGGCGCTGCTCGCCGCCTCGTCTCTTTCCGTCACGGGGCGGGCGGCCACGCGCACGATCGATCTGTGCGGCCGCGTGACGGCTTCCGGCAGGGGCGTGACGGGAGTTTGCGTCACGGACGGCCGCACGATCGTGCGCACCGACGCCAAAGGGCGCTACCGCCTGCCGTCGGATACGGAGGCGGAGTTCGTCTACCTGACGCTGCCCGACGGGTACGAAATCCCCCTGCGCGACGGCACGCCCTGCATCTACCGGCGCATCGCTCCCGGCAGACGGCGCTACGATTTCGCGCTGGAGCCCGCGGCGCAGGACATGACGCGCCACCGCCTGCTGGCGGTCGCCGATCCGCAGGTCTACTTCGAGTGCGAGCTGGACAGCGTGCGCCGGGCCGCGGACGACATGCGGCTGACGGCCGCCGACGGAGTGCCGACGCTGGGGGTGGTCTGCGGCGACATCATCGGCGACATCGACCGCAGGCCCCCGCTTTTCGAACCGGTTAGCGAGGCCCTCGCCGCGAGCGGGGTCGCGTTCTTCTACGTCGCGGGCAACCACGACATGGACCTCGGCGTGCGGACGAGCGACCGGGCGAAACGCTCGTTCAAGGAGCACTTCGGCCCGACCTACTACGCTTTCGACCGCGGCCGCGTGCACTACGTGGTGCTCGACGACTGCTTCTACATCGGCCGCAGCTACCTCTATGTGGGGTATCTCGACGAGCGGCAGCTCCGCTGGCTGGAGCAGGACCTCGCCACCGTCCCGGCGGGCCGCACGGTGGTCGTCTGCCTGCACATCCCGACCTGGTCGCGCGCGGCGCGGAGCGGTGAATGGAGCCGCGAGGAGTCGCACAAGGTGCTCAACAACCGCCGGGCGCTCTACCGGATGCTCGAACCCTACAACGCCCATATCCTCTCCGCGCACGAACATTACAACGAAAACTACACCCCCGAGCCGCACCTCTTCGAGCACGTCCACGCTCCGCTGAGCACCCTTTTCTGGCAGACCCCGTGGAGCATGGACGGCATTCCGGCCGGGTACGGGGTCTACGAGTTCGACGGCGACGGCCTCACGTGGTACTACAAGGCCGCGGACCACCCCCGCAGCCGGCAGTTCACGGCCTACGGCGTCGGCGAGGACCGCCGCCGCCCCGACGCCGTGACGGTCAACGTCTGGAACTGGGACCCCGCCTGGCAGGTCGTCTGGTACGAGAACGGCGAGCCGCGCGGACCGATGACCCGTTACACGGGGTACGACGCGTCGATCTACGACTACGTGGCGCGTTACAGCGAGCATTTCAAGCACAAAAACATCGGCGCGGACCGCACCGAACACCTCTTCCACGCCCTGCCCGCGTCGCCCGATGCGCATATCCGCGTCGAAGTCCGCGACCGATTCGGCCGGCTCTCGGTCTGGGAGAGCGGCACGGGCTATTCGACACCGAAAAAACCATGA
- a CDS encoding glycoside hydrolase family 97 protein translates to MKKPLSILFAALAALLCTACGSSGRVCSPDGTLCLEVAERGGRIGYSVTRRGAPLLDFSTLGFELLDAPALREGLEITGTSRDSRDETWETVWGEQRTVRSHYNELRVSVRESDAPRRRFDVVFRLFDDGYGFRFEFPEQPHLGEFAITDELTEYRFPSDHNAWWMPAREPYYESLARHTPISRMDTVNTPLTLECAGGGYLALHEADLTDYAKMSLYPDGTTLRCHLTPWSTGVKVYARTPFRTPWRTMIVADTPGGLVTSRLMLNLNEPCRIEDTSWIRPAKYVGIWWSMHLFQETWAQGPRHGATTENAKRYIDFAAEHGIEGVLVEGWNVGWDGEWTKNTARIRFTEPYPDFDIEAVAGYAAQKGVELIGHHETGADTKNYEAQLEEAFAFYKKYGVDYVKTGYVNVLMDGKELHDSQYGVRHYRRVIETAARCGMMIDNHEPVMPTGIERTWPNLMTQEGVRGQEYNAWSPDGGNPPEHTTVVPFLRGLAGPMDYTFGTFRFDNPVSPFARVQSTIARELAHYVVIYSPLQMASDLPENYRGHKAFDFIRDVPTDWERTLVPQAAIGDYAVFVRQDRSSEDWYLGAVTDEEPRTVGVPLTFLAPGVTYTAQIYADGEGADWKTNPYAVDYEERPVTAADTLTVSMASGGGCAVRFAAPEKTPIR, encoded by the coding sequence ATGAAAAAACCTCTTTCGATCCTCTTCGCGGCGCTCGCCGCACTCCTCTGCACCGCCTGCGGCAGCTCAGGCCGCGTCTGCTCGCCCGACGGCACGCTTTGTCTCGAGGTGGCCGAACGCGGCGGCCGCATCGGCTACTCCGTGACGCGCCGCGGCGCGCCCCTTTTGGATTTCTCGACGCTGGGATTCGAACTGCTCGATGCCCCGGCGCTGCGCGAAGGGCTCGAAATCACGGGCACGTCGCGCGACAGCCGTGACGAGACGTGGGAGACCGTCTGGGGCGAACAGCGCACCGTGCGCAGCCATTACAACGAACTGAGGGTCAGCGTGCGCGAAAGCGACGCACCCCGCCGCCGCTTCGACGTGGTGTTCCGCCTGTTCGACGACGGCTATGGCTTCCGCTTCGAATTTCCCGAACAGCCCCATCTGGGCGAGTTCGCGATCACGGACGAGCTGACCGAATACCGCTTTCCGTCCGACCACAACGCCTGGTGGATGCCCGCGCGCGAACCCTACTACGAGAGCCTCGCCCGCCACACCCCCATCTCGCGGATGGACACGGTCAACACGCCGCTCACGCTGGAATGCGCCGGCGGAGGGTATCTCGCCCTGCACGAGGCCGATCTGACGGACTACGCCAAAATGAGCCTCTACCCCGACGGAACCACCCTGCGCTGCCACCTCACCCCGTGGTCCACGGGGGTGAAGGTCTACGCACGGACGCCTTTCCGCACGCCGTGGCGCACGATGATCGTCGCCGACACGCCGGGCGGTCTGGTAACTTCGCGGCTCATGCTCAACCTCAACGAGCCGTGCCGCATCGAGGACACCTCGTGGATCCGCCCCGCCAAATATGTCGGCATCTGGTGGTCGATGCATCTCTTTCAGGAGACCTGGGCGCAGGGACCCCGCCACGGCGCCACGACCGAAAACGCGAAACGTTACATCGACTTCGCCGCGGAACACGGCATCGAGGGCGTGCTGGTCGAGGGGTGGAACGTCGGCTGGGACGGCGAGTGGACCAAAAACACGGCCCGGATCCGCTTCACGGAGCCCTATCCGGACTTCGACATCGAAGCCGTTGCCGGCTACGCCGCCCAAAAGGGCGTGGAACTGATCGGCCACCACGAAACGGGGGCCGATACAAAGAATTACGAGGCCCAGCTGGAGGAGGCTTTCGCGTTCTATAAAAAGTACGGCGTCGATTACGTCAAAACGGGCTACGTCAATGTGCTGATGGACGGAAAGGAGCTGCACGACAGCCAGTACGGCGTGCGGCACTACCGCCGCGTGATCGAGACGGCAGCCCGCTGCGGCATGATGATCGACAACCACGAGCCGGTCATGCCCACGGGGATAGAACGCACGTGGCCCAACCTGATGACGCAGGAGGGCGTCCGCGGTCAGGAGTACAACGCCTGGTCGCCCGACGGCGGAAATCCGCCCGAGCACACCACCGTGGTGCCGTTCCTGCGCGGACTGGCCGGGCCGATGGACTACACGTTCGGGACGTTCCGTTTCGACAACCCCGTCTCGCCCTTCGCGCGGGTGCAGTCGACCATCGCGCGCGAGCTGGCGCACTACGTGGTGATTTACAGCCCGCTCCAGATGGCCTCGGACCTGCCCGAAAACTACCGCGGACACAAGGCCTTCGACTTCATCCGCGACGTGCCCACCGACTGGGAGCGGACGCTCGTGCCCCAGGCCGCGATCGGCGACTATGCCGTATTCGTGCGGCAGGACCGCAGCTCGGAGGACTGGTACCTCGGCGCCGTCACCGACGAGGAGCCCCGCACGGTCGGCGTGCCCCTCACGTTCCTCGCGCCCGGGGTGACCTACACGGCGCAGATTTACGCCGACGGCGAGGGCGCCGACTGGAAAACCAATCCCTATGCCGTTGACTACGAAGAGCGTCCCGTAACGGCCGCCGATACGCTGACCGTGAGCATGGCTTCGGGCGGCGGATGCGCCGTTAGGTTCGCCGCACCTGAAAAAACACCGATCCGATGA
- a CDS encoding FAD-dependent oxidoreductase: MKKILIPALLCLTFAAGCTCENTIRRRADVLVIGGTTSGTTAAIAAARQGVQTLVVEETPMLGGMLTAQGVCATDGNFDLPSGLWNEFRDHLRKRYGGIGALWTGWVSTTLFEPHVADSIFHTMAAAEPTLEVVHGYRLTGILRRGKRVTGAEFTDARGGRMLVRARITVDATDLGDALPLSGTSYRLGMDARADTGEELAPAEANDAVQDLTVVAILKDYGPGADRTIERPAGYAPAEFAGCYDLSSEGVRSADRMLEYGRMPGGKYMINWPKEGNDINLDVVELPHAERTAALEAARQKTLRFVYHIQHELGYRRLGIADDEFDTPDGLAYLPYHREGRRMDGVVRMTLDDVTDRYARPLYRTGISVGDYPVDHHRNCRTDLPKILFPPVPSFSVPLGALIPDRTENFIVSDKAISVSNLVNGSTRLQPVVMLTGQAAGTLAALAAERRCPPREVPVREVQEALLAQKAYIAPLYDVKPDDPDFATLQRIAATGILRMTGEPFHWANRSWFYPERTIPVGEFTRGLHDFAPRIPVRTDTTALTAARAAKLIAEAGGKAPRIRPADADRPLTRRKLALLLEECLDPFARPVDLHGEYR, from the coding sequence ATGAAAAAAATCCTGATTCCGGCCCTGCTGTGTCTGACGTTCGCCGCGGGCTGCACCTGTGAAAACACCATCCGCCGCCGGGCCGACGTGCTCGTCATCGGCGGCACGACCTCCGGCACGACGGCCGCCATCGCCGCGGCGCGGCAGGGCGTGCAGACGCTCGTCGTCGAGGAGACTCCCATGCTGGGAGGCATGCTCACGGCCCAGGGCGTATGCGCCACGGACGGCAATTTCGACCTGCCGTCGGGTCTGTGGAACGAGTTCCGCGACCACCTGCGGAAGCGTTACGGCGGTATCGGCGCGCTGTGGACGGGCTGGGTGAGCACCACCCTGTTCGAACCGCACGTGGCCGACAGCATCTTTCACACGATGGCCGCGGCCGAGCCGACGCTCGAGGTGGTGCACGGCTACCGCCTGACGGGCATCCTGCGCCGCGGAAAGCGGGTCACGGGCGCCGAGTTCACCGACGCGCGCGGGGGCCGCATGCTGGTGCGGGCCCGCATCACCGTCGACGCCACCGATCTGGGCGACGCGCTGCCGTTGAGCGGCACCTCATACCGTCTTGGCATGGACGCCCGCGCCGACACGGGCGAAGAGCTGGCTCCGGCCGAGGCCAACGACGCGGTGCAGGACCTCACGGTGGTGGCCATCCTCAAGGACTACGGGCCCGGCGCGGACCGAACCATCGAGCGGCCTGCGGGCTACGCCCCCGCGGAGTTCGCCGGGTGTTACGACCTCTCGTCGGAAGGGGTGCGCAGCGCCGACCGGATGCTCGAATACGGCCGTATGCCGGGAGGCAAATACATGATCAACTGGCCCAAGGAGGGCAACGACATCAACCTCGACGTGGTGGAACTTCCCCATGCCGAGCGCACAGCGGCCCTCGAAGCGGCGCGGCAGAAGACCCTGCGCTTCGTCTACCACATCCAGCACGAGCTGGGATACCGCCGCCTCGGCATCGCTGACGACGAATTCGACACGCCGGACGGGCTGGCCTACCTGCCCTACCACCGCGAGGGGCGGCGCATGGACGGCGTGGTGCGCATGACGCTCGACGACGTGACCGATCGTTACGCGAGGCCGCTCTACCGCACGGGCATCTCCGTCGGCGACTACCCCGTCGACCACCACCGCAACTGCCGGACCGATCTGCCGAAGATCCTCTTCCCGCCCGTGCCGTCGTTCAGCGTGCCGCTGGGGGCGCTGATTCCCGACCGGACCGAGAACTTCATCGTCTCGGACAAAGCCATTTCCGTCTCGAACCTCGTCAACGGCTCGACGCGCCTGCAACCGGTCGTGATGCTTACCGGACAGGCCGCGGGAACCCTCGCGGCGCTGGCCGCCGAACGCCGCTGCCCGCCGCGGGAGGTTCCCGTGCGCGAGGTGCAGGAGGCCCTGCTGGCCCAGAAAGCCTACATCGCGCCGCTCTACGACGTAAAGCCCGACGATCCCGACTTCGCGACCCTGCAGCGCATCGCCGCGACGGGCATCCTGCGCATGACGGGCGAGCCGTTCCACTGGGCGAACCGTTCGTGGTTCTACCCCGAGCGGACGATCCCGGTCGGGGAATTCACCCGCGGACTGCACGACTTCGCCCCTCGAATCCCCGTCCGGACCGACACGACCGCCCTCACCGCCGCACGCGCCGCGAAGCTCATCGCCGAGGCGGGCGGCAAAGCCCCGCGGATCCGCCCCGCGGATGCGGATAGGCCCCTCACGCGCCGGAAACTGGCGTTGCTTCTCGAGGAGTGTCTCGATCCCTTCGCCCGCCCGGTCGATCTTCACGGAGAATACCGCTAA